The DNA region CTGGTGCGGCCGCTGCGCACGCTGCGCGACAGCGCGCTGCAGGTGGCGCACGAGGACCTCGCCCGCGAGGTCGAGCGGGTCCGCAGCGACGGTAAGCCGTTCGGAGTGCAGCCCATTCCGGTGCACACCTCCGAGGAGATCGGCCAGGTCGCGCACGCCGTCGACGAACTGCACGAGCAGGCGGTGCAGTTGGCCGGTGAGCAGGCCCGGCTGCAGCTCCAGGTCACCGACATGTTCGAAACCCTGTCGCGTCGTAACCGGTCGCTCGTTGATCAGCAGCTGTCTCTCATCGATCGGCTCGAGCGCAACGAGGAGGATCCCGACCGGCTCGAGAGCCTCTTCCGGCTCGACCATCTGGCGGCCCGGATGCGCCGCAACGGCGCCAACCTGATGGTGCTGGCGGGCGCGCGCATTCCCCGCGAGCAGGCCACCCCGGTGGCCGTCACCGCACTCGTCAACGCGGCGGCCTCCGAGGTGGAGGACTACACCCGAATCGTCACCGCGGGTCTGCCCGACAGCGAGATCTCCGGAGCGGTCGCCGGTGACATGGTGCACCTGCTCGCCGAACTGATCGACAATGCGCTTCGGTATTCACCGCCCACCTCGCAGGTCAAGGTGTCGGCGGTGCACACCGGCAACGGTGGCCTGGTGCTCGAGGTCGCCGACACCGGCCTGGGCATGACGGAATCCGATCTGCGGGTGGCGAACACCCGACTGCAGTCCGGCGGCGAGGTCAACCCGTACACCGCCCGACACATGGGCCTTTTTGTGGTGGGCCGACTGGCCGCCCAGCACGCTCTGGTGGTTCGGCTGCGCAGCACCGTGTCGGGGGAACCAGGGTCGGGCACCACCGCCGGCGTGTACGTACCGGCCGAGCAGCTCGCCGCGGGCGGTGGCGCGGTGTTCGGTCCCGACGAACAGATCGTCGACGCGCACGCCGGTATCGCCACCGCGCTTGCCCTCGACGAGCAGCCGTACGCCGAACCCGCCCGGGTCGACGAGATCGTGCCGGCCGTCGCCGCTGCACCAGCCGAGCTGTTGCCGCAGCGCCAGCCCGGCGCCAGCGGGCTCGGCGTCGCCGCCGCCGAGCCTGTCCAGCCCGCGCAGCCGGCCGCCCGCGCCGACGTCGCCGCGTTCTTCGGTCCCCGGACGCAGCCCGACGCTCCACAGCAGCCCGAGACTCCTCAGCGGCCCGAGACTCCACCGCCGGCTGCCCACGACAGGCACTCGCGTCATGCGGCCCCCGAGGTCGACTCCGACGATGCGATCTATCAGAAGATGTTGTCCGAGTGGCTCGTCGATCCGCACGAGCTGTCCCACAGCACCGACCTGAACTGGCAGACGGTCTGGGATCACGGCTGGTCGGCGGCGGCAGCCGCGGAGAGCGCGCCGGTCCTCGACCGCACCGTCGAGGGCCTGCCCGTGCGTCAGCCCGGTGCGCGGTTGGTGCCCGGAGCGGCCGAGGAGGCCACGGGCAACGGTCACCATCGGCCGGTAGCATCGGGCAACGGTCGGGATCCCGAGGCCGTCCGGTCCAGCATCGGCAGCCATTTCGGCGGCGTGCACGCCGCGCGCACCCGAGCGCAGCAGAGCGGAGGAGCCGACACCGAATGACCGACTCGCATCAGCGCGAATCGCTCGA from Mycobacterium sp. DL includes:
- a CDS encoding ATP-binding protein, translated to MKPGHPAQRPSRLALSNWPVRWKVLAIVLVPLLLAGVFGGLRIYASTTEAIDLQHAAERADMVPAVADYMAALEDTMVTATEGGDSQSALSTFDSRRTALEQQLADTDVPDDVRLATNTLLDYGQDLVGKIMGNSVDLRGRVMTYAPLLVTAETAITGLVGSDDQSVQSQGAALSRAVGARGQMAMQQMLVNRGGDLPEPVLRSAMITLAGTEPSTVSAMGAFLGGATDQAAALRSEMVKRMSVLSEPASVLVGNPELLASQQVTRGIAGDLIAETAESIPATVDSQAGDARTAAIRDAVLVVAAIVIALLLVTLVARTLVRPLRTLRDSALQVAHEDLAREVERVRSDGKPFGVQPIPVHTSEEIGQVAHAVDELHEQAVQLAGEQARLQLQVTDMFETLSRRNRSLVDQQLSLIDRLERNEEDPDRLESLFRLDHLAARMRRNGANLMVLAGARIPREQATPVAVTALVNAAASEVEDYTRIVTAGLPDSEISGAVAGDMVHLLAELIDNALRYSPPTSQVKVSAVHTGNGGLVLEVADTGLGMTESDLRVANTRLQSGGEVNPYTARHMGLFVVGRLAAQHALVVRLRSTVSGEPGSGTTAGVYVPAEQLAAGGGAVFGPDEQIVDAHAGIATALALDEQPYAEPARVDEIVPAVAAAPAELLPQRQPGASGLGVAAAEPVQPAQPAARADVAAFFGPRTQPDAPQQPETPQRPETPPPAAHDRHSRHAAPEVDSDDAIYQKMLSEWLVDPHELSHSTDLNWQTVWDHGWSAAAAAESAPVLDRTVEGLPVRQPGARLVPGAAEEATGNGHHRPVASGNGRDPEAVRSSIGSHFGGVHAARTRAQQSGGADTE